In Helianthus annuus cultivar XRQ/B chromosome 3, HanXRQr2.0-SUNRISE, whole genome shotgun sequence, a single window of DNA contains:
- the LOC110927874 gene encoding uncharacterized protein LOC110927874 produces MARNKGLEVRRLKEVSSSSSRPRNFQNLLAIVFIVGVFIGGSIGVMSFGNMEATAITTIAFIFAASAVTVVITLCYKGGNGTGSRYQKRHHGKVVVTSREKISCDIETADGVGPDIAVAPVEASIIVCGGGGSGGGRGGGGGGEAVGRGGGG; encoded by the exons ATGGCTCGGAACAAAGGGTTGGAAGTGAGAAGATTGAAGGAAGTGTCATCCTCTTCTTCAAGACCTCGAAACTTCCAAAACCTTTTGGCCATTGTATTCATCGTCGGTGTATTTATTGGTGGGTCAATTGGAG TAATGTCTTTTGGGAATATGGAAGCTACTGCCATCACAACAATTGCTTTCATATTTGCTGCCTCGGCAGTCACAGTGGTGATCACCCTATGTTATAAAGGCGGCAACGGCACCGGAAGCCGCTACCAAAAGAGACACCATGGGAAAGTAGTTGTTACAAGTAGAGAGAAAATCAGTTGTGACATAGAAACCGCGGATGGTGTGGGCCCTGATATAGCGGTCGCGCCTGTGGAGGCTTCTATTATCGTgtgtggtggtggcggcagcGGTGGCGgtagaggtggtggtggtggaggtgaagCAGTTGGaagaggtggtggtggttga
- the LOC110929421 gene encoding pentatricopeptide repeat-containing protein At3g14580, mitochondrial-like, which translates to MIPRSISTFTINLRTIHLFFIESTGHYCYHSIAPLNSCKKPDPLDLRNHKDWLSPTEAIKIFETLKDPNSTLNVLDQLSKRKDYKPTETLYTTVINNLSKVKNFDGVEQVMKRIKFEKSCRLSDEFFYNVMRVYGLGAGRINRVIETLLGMPGYGCWPTAKTFNFVLNLLVNTRNFDVIHEVYVSAGRLGVEIDVCCLNIMIKGLCKNGDVDAARQVFDEMPKQGCQPNVRTFSALLHGLCENNRVEEAFSLLTKMESEGVEPDTILMNILISGLRKNGRVEESIELFKTMLLKGCEPVTSTYQEVLYALLDSRKYTEAMKLIRKMSSKKMVPGFNSYKSIISGLCEENRADDIDLVLKQMIEDGFVPKLAMWKQMLQCIISENTSVDKLTLKINKICY; encoded by the coding sequence ATGATTCCTCGTTCAATCAGTACATTCACCATCAATCTTCGAACAATCCATCTGTTCTTCATTGAATCAACAGGGCATTATTGTTATCATTCAATAGCTCCACTTAATTCTTGCAAAAAACCAGATCCTCTCGACTTACGCAACCACAAAGACTGGTTAAGCCCAACCGAAGCAATCAAGATTTTCGAAACCCTAAAAGACCCCAATTCAACCCTCAACGTTCTCGATCAACTCTCCAAACGAAAAGATTACAAACCCACTGAAACCCTTTACACAACCGTCATAAACAACCTTTCAAAAGTCAAAAACTTTGATGGTGTTGAACAAGTAATGAAGAGGATCAAATTTGAAAAAAGTTGTAGACTTTCTGATGAGTTTTTCTACAATGTGATGAGGGTTTATGGGTTGGGTGCTGGGAGAATTAACAGAGTGATTGAAACGCTTTTGGGTATGCCGGGTTATGGCTGTTGGCCGACTGCAAAAACGTTTAATTTCGTGTTGAATTTGCTTGTGAATACTAGGAATTTTGATGTGATTCATGAGGTTTATGTGAGTGCTGGGAGGTTAGGTGTTGAGATTGATGTTTGTTGTTTGAATATTATGATTAAAGGGTTGTGTAAAAATGGGGATGTGGATGctgcacgccaagtgtttgatgaaatgcctaaacaGGGGTGTCAGCCTAATGTGAGAACTTTTTCAGCTTTGCTTCATGGGTTATGTGAGAATAACCGCGTTGAAGAAGCGTTTTCGTTGTTGACGAAGATGGAATCAGAGGGAGTCGAGCCGGATACGATCTTGATGAATATACTGATTTCGGGTTTGAGGAAAAACGGTCGAGTTGAAGAGAGTATCGAGCTTTTCAAGACCATGTTGCTAAAAGGATGTGAACCCGTGACTAGTACCTACCAAGAGGTTTTGTATGCGTTGCTCGATAGCCGAAAGTACACCGAGGCTATGAAGTTGATACGAAAAATGTCATCCAAGAAGATGGTTCCAGGTTTTAACTCGTATAAGTCGATAATCAGCGGTCTTTGTGAAGAAAACCGCGCAGATGATATcgatttggttttgaaacagatGATAGAAGACGGTTTTGTACCAAAATTAGCAATGTGGAAGCAGATGCTTCAGTGTATAATATCTGAGAACACATCTGTTGACAAACTAACATTAAAAATCAACAAAATTTGTTATTAA
- the LOC110929420 gene encoding C2 domain-containing protein At1g53590 encodes MDVKHDSVIYHVGIVLFLIWLLSSFDCCHPLVYFLSFIYLYMVHDRCGMRLRRRVQFEERKQANQKRVLSDSESVRWLNHAIERIWPICMEDILSQKILTPIIPWFLQKYKPWTVKEAVLQNLYLGRSPPMFTEMRVCRQSTGDDHLVLELGMNFRAADDMNAILAVKLTKRLGFGMWTKMHLTGMHIEGKVLVGVKFLSTWPFLGRLRVCFLEPPYFQVTVKPIFAHGFDVTELPGIAGWLDKLLTLAFEETLVEPNMLVVDVEKLVSPQPEFWFSVDAKEPLAYALVEIVAASDMKPSDMNGLADPYVKGQLGAYRFRTKTQRKTLSPKWQEEFKIPITTWESPNLLIIQVRNKDHFIDDILGDCSIKINDLRDGQRHDMWLPLQNIKTGRLHITIQVIEVDTKVTEQPCDADASASELNEDSPASDPSQKEIRPGPVADDFEPIDVEGQRATGIWVHHPGTGVPQVWEPRKGKTRVQKGSESVGSSTKSGSFPDDLSFSDDSLEGSNKTSARNRVKRGLSKIGLVLNRTLKTDNDRLKGFKKTDTDNNWESQSPSPCQNVRAVNENGVTVNLVMEENMLSPGQDPKLDESGPESANNGKVKDVAKRILKRAGNSARSMKHVFSGKGSRMRRDADMAVESDSSFDGSIPSPVYGEVSPRVTEETVDEDEDDMEEFVNSLQGDNETPIDNNHESPLVQS; translated from the exons ATGGATGTGAAGCATGATTCAGTTATTTATCATGTGGGCATTGTCTTGTTTCTGATTTGGTTGCTATCTTCTTTTGATTGCTGTCACCCATTGGTTTACTTCCTGTCATTCATCTATCTGTATATG GTTCATGATCGGTGTGGTATGAGATTGAGAAGAAGGGTGCAGTTTGAGGAGAGAAAGCAGGCTAACCAGAAGAGGGTTCTTTCGGATTCCGAATCAGTACGGTGGTTGAACCATGCTATTGAAAGGATCTGGCCTATATGTATGGAAGATATTTTATCACAGAAGATTCTGACCCCAATTATACCTTGGTTCTTGCAGAAGTATAAGCCATGGACTGTT AAAGAAGCTGTGCTTCAGAATCTATACCTTGGAAGATCTCCACCGATGTTTACAGAAATGAGAGTTTGTCGTCAATCCACCGGTGATGATCATTTG GTTCTCGAGTTAGGGATGAATTTCCGGGCCGCAGATGACATGAACGCGATACTTGCTGTGAAATTGACCAAAAGATTAGGGTTTGGAATGTGGACGAAGATGCATTTGACGGGAATGCATATTGAAGGAAAG GTGTTAGTTGGAGTTAAGTTTCTTTCAACATGGCCTTTTCTTGGGCGGTTGAGGGTGTGCTTTCTTGAACCACCGTACTTTCAGGTGACCGTCAAACCTATATTTGCTCACGGGTTTGATGTTACTGAACTACCCGGGATTGCTGGATGGCTG GATAAACTTCTTACACTTGCATTCGAGGAGACGCTTGTTGAG CCTAATATGTTGGTAGTGGATGTTGAAAAACTTGTTTCACCTCAGCCAG AATTTTGGTTTTCTGTTGACGCGAAAGAGCCTCTGGCTTACGCCTTAGTGGAGATCGTTGCCGCATCAGACATGAAACCTTCCGACATGAATG GGCTAGCTGACCCTTATGTAAAGGGTCAACTTGGTGCTTACAGATTTCGAACCAAAACACAAAGGAAAACACTATCTCCAAAATGGCAAGAAGAATTCAAGATCCCAATTACTACATGGGAATCACCCAATCTTCTAATCATACAAGTCCGTAACAAAGATCactttattgatgacatcctaGG TGACTGTTCTATAAAGATCAACGATCTTAGAGATGGCCAGAGACACGACATGTGGTTACCTCTTCAAAACATCAAAACAGGAAGATTACATATCACGATACAAGTAATCGAAGTTGACACGAAGGTAACCGAACAACCATGTGACGCTGATGCATCGGCGAGTGAGTTGAACGAAGATTCTCCCGCAAGTGACCCATCCCAGAAAGAAATCCGGCCTGGTCCAGTGGCGGATGACTTTGAACCCATTGACGTTGAAGGTCAACGAGCGACTGGCATATGGGTTCACCATCCGGGCACAGGAGTCCCGCAAGTTTGGGAGCCCCGAAAGGGGAAAACGCGGGTACAAAAAGGTAGCGAGTCGGTGGGTAGTAGCACAAAATCGGGATCGTTTCCAGATGATCTTAGTTTCTCCGACGACAGCCTTGAAGGTAGTAACAAAACAAGTGCAAGAAACCGGGTCAAGCGAGGGTTGAGTAAGATTGGGTTAGTATTGAACCGAACCCTTAAAACGGATAATGATCGACTTAAAGGTTTTAAGAAAACGGATACCGATAACAACTGGGAATCGCAGTCTCCATCTCCATGCCAAAACGTCAGGGCGGTTAATGAAAACGGGGTCACGGTTAACTTGGTCATGGAAGAAAACATGTTGTCACCGGGTCAGGACCCGAAACTGGATGAAAGTGGGCCCGAAAGCGCGAACAACGGGAAAGTGAAAGATGTGGCGAAACGTATTCTGAAACGCGCTGGAAACTCAGCTCGAAGTATGAAACATGTGTTTTCGGGTAAAGGGTCTAGAATGAGGAGAGACGCTGACATGGCGGTGGAATCGGATTCTTCGTTTGATGGTTCGATTCCATCCCCTGTTTACGGAGAAGTGAGTCCACGTGTCACTGAGGAGACggttgatgaagatgaagatgatatgGAGGAATTTGTTAACAGTTTACAAGGGGATAATGAAACACCTATTGATAACAATCATGAAAGCCCATTAGTTCAATCTTGA